One genomic segment of Salmo trutta chromosome 8, fSalTru1.1, whole genome shotgun sequence includes these proteins:
- the LOC115198691 gene encoding UPF0606 protein KIAA1549-like isoform X2 — protein sequence MESVILMSTGSRMCPGASQGLRIYCAHLLVASLLVSMTMSSSPVAGGVDSNRMTAARSSSRSSSLPSSRWPGASPPKDTGHPGNADAASVDDEAQGIHLLLRPPDLLSPSHPPPLPPHSQPTLTPPPPWEHAPSLEEAWGSGDYLETLSFMGPEGEELALATTLPSHTYDPDDGASYDTSFPSRPTLPLSSSLLRPSTSPTSPLREGLPFTHPAEPEGYPPWDEEDYDLGDMFPLEPTELLLPDMNSLEYYTNLLARERDEERNRERERERERERELEREREREREQELERERERERERERERDKDGERDRDGEMVIPLPKTTPKLFITPTATTKTHTHTHTQSPSPSLSTGPPPARDHKHPLVPSVGPTPPLTLSPTLWDGQGTLTPGVRPTSRVPPQPPVPRPRVPPATPGRHPPLPPSNTTSLARPPMLRPPGRDPIKPPPVIEVPGNRPTTTTKATTVTTTTTGTLASVTWTPPVQAPPGRQYLCNVTKPEMYLVRVVLPKSASTVGFGQVRDILKREFNCSVELQVLRTSSSFAFRAVAGPLIFTAMSVINALRQATPGSSSFPTVSPLYGIPDRKYQIHSVLQFVPSHVDVRVCNFSERVERGLLMAYTETRRRAHEFGNVTVQLLNITMGQAKPQGDQKVPVDITFALRDGRGYLLGSEVSGHLRHLNTVEFSFYLGFPVLQIAEPFHYPELNVSHHLRSSWVRTVLLGVQEQTVTERSFKARLERRLALLLEEGLGEGSQRPRWKRSTAVGNNSLQVVRVSRLAGSGRSLEVVYFVEGPGGERVPADATAATLNRLELQRAAIVLGHRVQRPLAQPVETLTAPPSETQNSSVWLIVGVVVPVLLAIFIIIILYWKLCGSEKLEFQPDAINTIQQRQKAPTVKGFDFAKLHLGQHSKDDIMVIQEPGALPVPIKEATPSKGGDVNTPKSKGSSTKAARTNRRRGRLSPSDGDSLGSDQSSGRESAEETTRHVAMPHEGKQHRNKTPKNGRNKMVPPTGSGPDELLSSSSIFDHVDRLSRGSSDARGRQANKVQLIAMQPRPSPPQRSHSPTLTERVSAEVALRHKSEIEHHRNKLRQRAKRRGQCEFPSMDDILDAFGQAQEEAGQGECPQRLYSSAHDHMDSILHTDPPSPPTPGESRRRGRRSPRGRRKQQGNGSLPDTDRLTDRDCLLTDHSATYRKYPGLNNVAYMSDPDLPPDHGSPSPNNEMFDHAPPPPPYVPPQPSIEEARQQMHSLLDDAFALVSPSSQGSVSVGVTQVSPALPSPSPSPQTRPSRQWGSYPAAPTHSPFSARYAELGMSPSSVQGLLQRQGLGSGAYVTAEEQLQDSVYSNRGQYEEPPSSSRPRPVGGSTGAQLHHLTQVGLSSRISAYPGVGRSVSGPTGSSWNQQPLDQDLSRPGASRESVLSFPEFSSPAVFQMPSSSLGDHSVPPMLLAPPTPEFPLDESSPSAQSSASLIKAIREELRRLAQKQVAVAGTYS from the exons ATGGAAAGTGTGATCCTGATGAGCACGGGTTCGAGGATGTGCCCCGGAGCCTCTCAGGGCCTGCGCATTTATTGCGCGCATCTGCTGGTAGCTTCCTTGCTGGTGTCCATGACGATGTCAAGCTCACCTGTTGCAG GTGGTGTAGACTCCAACAGAATGACAGCAGCACGGTCGTCATCACGGTCGTCATCGTTACCCTCTTCCAGATGGCCAGGCGCCAGCCCACCCAAAGACACTGGTCACCCTGGTAACGCTGACGCTGCCTCAGTGGACGATGAAGCTCAGGGCATACACCTCCTCCTGAGACCCCCGGACCTGCTGTCCCCCAGTCACCCCCCTCCTCTGCCCCCCCACAGCCAGCCCACCCTCACCCCTCCCCCGCCCTGGGAGCACGCCCCCTCCCTAGAGGAGGCCTGGGGGTCCGGAGACTACCTGGAGACGCTCTCCTTCATGGGCCCAGAGGGGGAGGAACTGGCCCTAGCCACAACCTTGCCCAGCCACACCTACGACCCTGACGACGGGGCCTCCTACGACACCTCCTTCCCCTCCCGCCCAACCCTCCCCCTGTCCTCCAGCCTCCTCCGACCCTCTACgtcccccacctcccccctccgGGAGGGCCTCCCCTTCACCCACCCTGCTGAACCTGAGGGATACCCTCCCTGGGATGAAGAAGACTATGACCTGGGGGACATGTTTCCTCTAGAACCCACGGAGCTGCTGCTGCCAGATATGAACAGTCTGGAGTACTACACCAATCTGctggccagagagagagatgaggagaggaacagggagagggaacgggagagagagagggaaagagagctagaacgggagagagagagggaaagggagcaagaactggagagagagagggaaagggagagagagagggaaagggagagggataaagatggggaaagagacagagatggagaaatGGTCATCCCACTCCCAAAGACCACCCCCAAACTCTTCATCACACCCACCGCtaccacaaaaacacacacccacacacacactcagtccccATCCCCCTCCCTTAGCACAGGGCCCCCTCCAGCCCGGGATCACAAGCACCCCCTTGTCCCCTCAGTGGGTCCCACCCCTCCCCTGACCCTCTCACCCACTCTCTGGGATGGTCAGGGTACCCTCACCCCTGGAGTTAGACCCACCTCCAGAGTACCCCCTCAGCCTCCTGTTCCACGGCCCAGAGTCCCCCCAGCTACCCCTGGCAGACACCCTCCACTGCCCCCCTCTAACACCACCAGCCTGGCTCGCCCCCCTATGCTGCGACCTCCAGGGAGGGACCCCATAAAACCACCACCCGTGATCGAGGTCCCCGGCAATCGACCTACGACCACTACCAAGGCAACCACCGTTACCACGACAACCACTGGCACCCTGGCGAGCGTCACCTGGACTCCCCCAGTCCAGGCCCCTCCAGGACGCCAGTACCTGTGTAACGTCACCAAGCCTGAGATGTACCTGGTCAGAGTGG TCCTGCCTAAGTCTGCCTCCACTGTGGGCTTTGGCCAGGTCAGGGACATCTTGAAGAGGGAGTTCAACTGCTCAGTGGAGCTGCAG gTCCTGAGAACTTCGTCTAGCTTTGCGTTCCGTGCTGTGGCGGGACCTCTGATCTTCACCGCCATGTCTGTCATCAACGCTCTGCGCCAAGCAACACCAGGCTCCTCTTCGTTTCCCACTGTCTCACCCCTCTATGGCATACCTGATCGCAAGTACCAGATACACTCTG tgCTGCAGTTTGTGCCCAGTCACGtggatgtgcgtgtgtgtaactTCAGTGAGCGAGTGGAGAGAGGATTGCTGATGGCCTACACAGAGACACGCAGACGCGCACATGAATTTGGCAACGTTACTGTACAG CTCCTGAACATCACCATGGGTCAGGCCAAGCCACAGGGTGACCAGAAGGTTCCGGTGGACATCACGTTTGCGTTGCGTGATGGGCGGGGCTACCTGTTAGGGTCAGAGGTCAGCGGTCACCTGAGACACCTAAACACGGTGGAGTTCAGCTTCTACCTGGGCTTCCCCGTGCTGCAGATCGCCGAAc CCTTCCACTACCCCGAGCTGAACGTTTCTCACCATCTACGCTCCTCCTGGGTCCGCACAG TGTTACTGGGTGTCCAGGAGCAGACTGTGACTGAGCGGAGCTTCAAGGCTCGTCTGGAGCGCCGTCTGGCCCTGCTGCTGGAGGAAGGGCTGGGGGAGGGGAGTCAACGACCCCGCTGGAAGAGATCCACGGCCGTGGGTAACAACAGCTTACAG GTGGTGCGTGTGTCGAGACTGGCAGGTTCAGGGCGTTCTCTGGAAGTGGTGTATTTCGTGGAGGGACCAGGGGGGGAGAGAGTTCCTGCTGATGCCACCGCTGCCACCCTCAACCGCCTGGAGCTGCAACGGGCTGCCATCGTACTGGGGCACCGCGTCCAGAGACCCCTTGCCCAGC CTGTGGAGACACTGACAGCGCCCCCGTCTGAGACTCAGAACAGCAGTGTCTGGCTGATTGTGGGGGTGGTGGTGCCTGTCCTGCTGGctatcttcatcatcatcatcctctacTGGAAACTGTGCGGCTCGGAGAAGCTGGAGTTCCAGCCTGACGCCATCAACACCATTCAGCAGAGACAGAAG GCTCCCACTGTGAAGGGGTTTGACTTCGCCAAGCTCCACCTGGGGCAGCACAGTAAGGATGACATCATGGTGATCCAGGAGCCTGGTGCCCTCCCTGTGCCCATCAAAGAGGCCACCCCCTCTAAGGGAGGGGATGTCAACACTCCCAAATCCAAGGGCTCCTCCACCAAGGCTGCCCGCACTAACCGCCGTAGGGGGAG ACTGTCTCCGTCAGATGGTGACTCGTTAGGTAGCGACCAATCGAGTGGCAGAGAGTCTGCAGAGGAGACCACCAGACATGTGGCCATGCCCCACGAGGGGAAACAGCACCGAAACAAAACGCCCAAGAATG GGAGGAATAAGATGG tcCCTCCCACAGGCAGTGGTCCAGATGAGCTGCTttcctcttcctccatctttGACCACGTGGACCGTCTGTCCCGAGGCTCGTCTGACGCCAGGGGTCGCCAGGCCAACAAGGTCCAGTTGATTGCCATGCAGCCCCGGCCCAGTCCACCACAACGCTCACACAGCCCCACCCTCACAGAGAGGGTCAGTGCAGAg gtGGCTCTGAGACATAAGTCGGAGATCGAGCACCACAGGAACAAGCTGCGTCAGCGGGCTAAGAGGCGGGGCCAGTGTGAGTTCCCCTCTATGGATGACATCCTGGATGCCTTCGGGCAGGCGCAGGAGGAGGCGGGGCAGGGAGAGTGTCCCCAGCGCCTCTACAGCTCAGCCCATGACCACATGGACAGCATCCTGCACACCGACCCCCCCTCACCCCCCACCCCAGGGGAATCCAGGAGGAG GGGGAGGCGCTCTCCTCGGGGTCGGCGGAAGCAGCAGGGGAACGGCAGTCtgccagacacagacagactgacggaCAGAGACTGCCTGCTCACAGACCACAGCGCCACCTACAGGAAATACCCTGGACTCAACAATGTGGCCTACATG TCGGACCCGGATCTACCTCCAGACCACGGCAGCCCCTCCCCTAACAATGAGATGTTTGACCACGCCCCTCCCCCGCCGCCCTACGTGCCCCCCCAGCCGTCCATCGAGGAGGCGCGGCAACAGATGCACTCCCTACTGGACGATGCCTTCGCCCTGGTGTCACCCTCCTCCCAGGGCAGCGTCAGTGTCGGGGTCACGCAGGTCAGCCCCGCCCTGCCgagtccctctccctccccacagACACGCCCATCACGCCAATGGGGCTCCTACCCCGCAGCCCCCACACACAGCCCCTTCTCTGcg AGGTATGCAGAGTTGGGGATGTCTCCCTCGTCAGTACAAGGCCTGTTGCAGAG gcagGGCCTGGGTTCGGGGGCCTATGTTACTGCAGAGGAGCAGCTGCAAGATTCTGTCTACTCCAACAGGGGGCAGTATGAAgagcctccctcctcctccagacCCCGGCCTGTTGGGGGGAGCACAG GTGCTCAGCTGCATCACCTGACTCAGGTGGGCTTGTCGAGCCGGATCAGTGCGTACCCTGGGGTGGGCCGCAGTGTCTCTGGGCCAACAGGCTCCAGCTGGAACCAGCAGCCTTTAGACCAGGACCTCTCCAGACCTGGAGCCAGCAGAGAGAGT gtgctGTCGTTCCCTGAGTTCTCCTCCCCCGCTGTGTTTCAGATGCCCAGCTCCTCTCTGGGAGACCATTCTGTCCCCCCGATGCTCCTGGCCCCTCCCACTCCAGAGTTCCCCCTAGACGAGTCCTCCCCCTCAGCCCAAAGCTCCGCCTCCCTCATCAAGGCCATTAGGGAGGAGCTACGACGACTTGCCCAGAAACAGGTTGCTGTGGCCGGCACCTACTCCTAG
- the LOC115198691 gene encoding UPF0606 protein KIAA1549-like isoform X1 produces MESVILMSTGSRMCPGASQGLRIYCAHLLVASLLVSMTMSSSPVAGGVDSNRMTAARSSSRSSSLPSSRWPGASPPKDTGHPGNADAASVDDEAQGIHLLLRPPDLLSPSHPPPLPPHSQPTLTPPPPWEHAPSLEEAWGSGDYLETLSFMGPEGEELALATTLPSHTYDPDDGASYDTSFPSRPTLPLSSSLLRPSTSPTSPLREGLPFTHPAEPEGYPPWDEEDYDLGDMFPLEPTELLLPDMNSLEYYTNLLARERDEERNRERERERERERELEREREREREQELERERERERERERERDKDGERDRDGEMVIPLPKTTPKLFITPTATTKTHTHTHTQSPSPSLSTGPPPARDHKHPLVPSVGPTPPLTLSPTLWDGQGTLTPGVRPTSRVPPQPPVPRPRVPPATPGRHPPLPPSNTTSLARPPMLRPPGRDPIKPPPVIEVPGNRPTTTTKATTVTTTTTGTLASVTWTPPVQAPPGRQYLCNVTKPEMYLVRVVLPKSASTVGFGQVRDILKREFNCSVELQVLRTSSSFAFRAVAGPLIFTAMSVINALRQATPGSSSFPTVSPLYGIPDRKYQIHSVLQFVPSHVDVRVCNFSERVERGLLMAYTETRRRAHEFGNVTVQLLNITMGQAKPQGDQKVPVDITFALRDGRGYLLGSEVSGHLRHLNTVEFSFYLGFPVLQIAEPFHYPELNVSHHLRSSWVRTVLLGVQEQTVTERSFKARLERRLALLLEEGLGEGSQRPRWKRSTAVGNNSLQVVRVSRLAGSGRSLEVVYFVEGPGGERVPADATAATLNRLELQRAAIVLGHRVQRPLAQPVETLTAPPSETQNSSVWLIVGVVVPVLLAIFIIIILYWKLCGSEKLEFQPDAINTIQQRQKLQAPTVKGFDFAKLHLGQHSKDDIMVIQEPGALPVPIKEATPSKGGDVNTPKSKGSSTKAARTNRRRGRLSPSDGDSLGSDQSSGRESAEETTRHVAMPHEGKQHRNKTPKNGRNKMVPPTGSGPDELLSSSSIFDHVDRLSRGSSDARGRQANKVQLIAMQPRPSPPQRSHSPTLTERVSAEVALRHKSEIEHHRNKLRQRAKRRGQCEFPSMDDILDAFGQAQEEAGQGECPQRLYSSAHDHMDSILHTDPPSPPTPGESRRRGRRSPRGRRKQQGNGSLPDTDRLTDRDCLLTDHSATYRKYPGLNNVAYMSDPDLPPDHGSPSPNNEMFDHAPPPPPYVPPQPSIEEARQQMHSLLDDAFALVSPSSQGSVSVGVTQVSPALPSPSPSPQTRPSRQWGSYPAAPTHSPFSARYAELGMSPSSVQGLLQRQGLGSGAYVTAEEQLQDSVYSNRGQYEEPPSSSRPRPVGGSTGAQLHHLTQVGLSSRISAYPGVGRSVSGPTGSSWNQQPLDQDLSRPGASRESVLSFPEFSSPAVFQMPSSSLGDHSVPPMLLAPPTPEFPLDESSPSAQSSASLIKAIREELRRLAQKQVAVAGTYS; encoded by the exons ATGGAAAGTGTGATCCTGATGAGCACGGGTTCGAGGATGTGCCCCGGAGCCTCTCAGGGCCTGCGCATTTATTGCGCGCATCTGCTGGTAGCTTCCTTGCTGGTGTCCATGACGATGTCAAGCTCACCTGTTGCAG GTGGTGTAGACTCCAACAGAATGACAGCAGCACGGTCGTCATCACGGTCGTCATCGTTACCCTCTTCCAGATGGCCAGGCGCCAGCCCACCCAAAGACACTGGTCACCCTGGTAACGCTGACGCTGCCTCAGTGGACGATGAAGCTCAGGGCATACACCTCCTCCTGAGACCCCCGGACCTGCTGTCCCCCAGTCACCCCCCTCCTCTGCCCCCCCACAGCCAGCCCACCCTCACCCCTCCCCCGCCCTGGGAGCACGCCCCCTCCCTAGAGGAGGCCTGGGGGTCCGGAGACTACCTGGAGACGCTCTCCTTCATGGGCCCAGAGGGGGAGGAACTGGCCCTAGCCACAACCTTGCCCAGCCACACCTACGACCCTGACGACGGGGCCTCCTACGACACCTCCTTCCCCTCCCGCCCAACCCTCCCCCTGTCCTCCAGCCTCCTCCGACCCTCTACgtcccccacctcccccctccgGGAGGGCCTCCCCTTCACCCACCCTGCTGAACCTGAGGGATACCCTCCCTGGGATGAAGAAGACTATGACCTGGGGGACATGTTTCCTCTAGAACCCACGGAGCTGCTGCTGCCAGATATGAACAGTCTGGAGTACTACACCAATCTGctggccagagagagagatgaggagaggaacagggagagggaacgggagagagagagggaaagagagctagaacgggagagagagagggaaagggagcaagaactggagagagagagggaaagggagagagagagggaaagggagagggataaagatggggaaagagacagagatggagaaatGGTCATCCCACTCCCAAAGACCACCCCCAAACTCTTCATCACACCCACCGCtaccacaaaaacacacacccacacacacactcagtccccATCCCCCTCCCTTAGCACAGGGCCCCCTCCAGCCCGGGATCACAAGCACCCCCTTGTCCCCTCAGTGGGTCCCACCCCTCCCCTGACCCTCTCACCCACTCTCTGGGATGGTCAGGGTACCCTCACCCCTGGAGTTAGACCCACCTCCAGAGTACCCCCTCAGCCTCCTGTTCCACGGCCCAGAGTCCCCCCAGCTACCCCTGGCAGACACCCTCCACTGCCCCCCTCTAACACCACCAGCCTGGCTCGCCCCCCTATGCTGCGACCTCCAGGGAGGGACCCCATAAAACCACCACCCGTGATCGAGGTCCCCGGCAATCGACCTACGACCACTACCAAGGCAACCACCGTTACCACGACAACCACTGGCACCCTGGCGAGCGTCACCTGGACTCCCCCAGTCCAGGCCCCTCCAGGACGCCAGTACCTGTGTAACGTCACCAAGCCTGAGATGTACCTGGTCAGAGTGG TCCTGCCTAAGTCTGCCTCCACTGTGGGCTTTGGCCAGGTCAGGGACATCTTGAAGAGGGAGTTCAACTGCTCAGTGGAGCTGCAG gTCCTGAGAACTTCGTCTAGCTTTGCGTTCCGTGCTGTGGCGGGACCTCTGATCTTCACCGCCATGTCTGTCATCAACGCTCTGCGCCAAGCAACACCAGGCTCCTCTTCGTTTCCCACTGTCTCACCCCTCTATGGCATACCTGATCGCAAGTACCAGATACACTCTG tgCTGCAGTTTGTGCCCAGTCACGtggatgtgcgtgtgtgtaactTCAGTGAGCGAGTGGAGAGAGGATTGCTGATGGCCTACACAGAGACACGCAGACGCGCACATGAATTTGGCAACGTTACTGTACAG CTCCTGAACATCACCATGGGTCAGGCCAAGCCACAGGGTGACCAGAAGGTTCCGGTGGACATCACGTTTGCGTTGCGTGATGGGCGGGGCTACCTGTTAGGGTCAGAGGTCAGCGGTCACCTGAGACACCTAAACACGGTGGAGTTCAGCTTCTACCTGGGCTTCCCCGTGCTGCAGATCGCCGAAc CCTTCCACTACCCCGAGCTGAACGTTTCTCACCATCTACGCTCCTCCTGGGTCCGCACAG TGTTACTGGGTGTCCAGGAGCAGACTGTGACTGAGCGGAGCTTCAAGGCTCGTCTGGAGCGCCGTCTGGCCCTGCTGCTGGAGGAAGGGCTGGGGGAGGGGAGTCAACGACCCCGCTGGAAGAGATCCACGGCCGTGGGTAACAACAGCTTACAG GTGGTGCGTGTGTCGAGACTGGCAGGTTCAGGGCGTTCTCTGGAAGTGGTGTATTTCGTGGAGGGACCAGGGGGGGAGAGAGTTCCTGCTGATGCCACCGCTGCCACCCTCAACCGCCTGGAGCTGCAACGGGCTGCCATCGTACTGGGGCACCGCGTCCAGAGACCCCTTGCCCAGC CTGTGGAGACACTGACAGCGCCCCCGTCTGAGACTCAGAACAGCAGTGTCTGGCTGATTGTGGGGGTGGTGGTGCCTGTCCTGCTGGctatcttcatcatcatcatcctctacTGGAAACTGTGCGGCTCGGAGAAGCTGGAGTTCCAGCCTGACGCCATCAACACCATTCAGCAGAGACAGAAG cTGCAGGCTCCCACTGTGAAGGGGTTTGACTTCGCCAAGCTCCACCTGGGGCAGCACAGTAAGGATGACATCATGGTGATCCAGGAGCCTGGTGCCCTCCCTGTGCCCATCAAAGAGGCCACCCCCTCTAAGGGAGGGGATGTCAACACTCCCAAATCCAAGGGCTCCTCCACCAAGGCTGCCCGCACTAACCGCCGTAGGGGGAG ACTGTCTCCGTCAGATGGTGACTCGTTAGGTAGCGACCAATCGAGTGGCAGAGAGTCTGCAGAGGAGACCACCAGACATGTGGCCATGCCCCACGAGGGGAAACAGCACCGAAACAAAACGCCCAAGAATG GGAGGAATAAGATGG tcCCTCCCACAGGCAGTGGTCCAGATGAGCTGCTttcctcttcctccatctttGACCACGTGGACCGTCTGTCCCGAGGCTCGTCTGACGCCAGGGGTCGCCAGGCCAACAAGGTCCAGTTGATTGCCATGCAGCCCCGGCCCAGTCCACCACAACGCTCACACAGCCCCACCCTCACAGAGAGGGTCAGTGCAGAg gtGGCTCTGAGACATAAGTCGGAGATCGAGCACCACAGGAACAAGCTGCGTCAGCGGGCTAAGAGGCGGGGCCAGTGTGAGTTCCCCTCTATGGATGACATCCTGGATGCCTTCGGGCAGGCGCAGGAGGAGGCGGGGCAGGGAGAGTGTCCCCAGCGCCTCTACAGCTCAGCCCATGACCACATGGACAGCATCCTGCACACCGACCCCCCCTCACCCCCCACCCCAGGGGAATCCAGGAGGAG GGGGAGGCGCTCTCCTCGGGGTCGGCGGAAGCAGCAGGGGAACGGCAGTCtgccagacacagacagactgacggaCAGAGACTGCCTGCTCACAGACCACAGCGCCACCTACAGGAAATACCCTGGACTCAACAATGTGGCCTACATG TCGGACCCGGATCTACCTCCAGACCACGGCAGCCCCTCCCCTAACAATGAGATGTTTGACCACGCCCCTCCCCCGCCGCCCTACGTGCCCCCCCAGCCGTCCATCGAGGAGGCGCGGCAACAGATGCACTCCCTACTGGACGATGCCTTCGCCCTGGTGTCACCCTCCTCCCAGGGCAGCGTCAGTGTCGGGGTCACGCAGGTCAGCCCCGCCCTGCCgagtccctctccctccccacagACACGCCCATCACGCCAATGGGGCTCCTACCCCGCAGCCCCCACACACAGCCCCTTCTCTGcg AGGTATGCAGAGTTGGGGATGTCTCCCTCGTCAGTACAAGGCCTGTTGCAGAG gcagGGCCTGGGTTCGGGGGCCTATGTTACTGCAGAGGAGCAGCTGCAAGATTCTGTCTACTCCAACAGGGGGCAGTATGAAgagcctccctcctcctccagacCCCGGCCTGTTGGGGGGAGCACAG GTGCTCAGCTGCATCACCTGACTCAGGTGGGCTTGTCGAGCCGGATCAGTGCGTACCCTGGGGTGGGCCGCAGTGTCTCTGGGCCAACAGGCTCCAGCTGGAACCAGCAGCCTTTAGACCAGGACCTCTCCAGACCTGGAGCCAGCAGAGAGAGT gtgctGTCGTTCCCTGAGTTCTCCTCCCCCGCTGTGTTTCAGATGCCCAGCTCCTCTCTGGGAGACCATTCTGTCCCCCCGATGCTCCTGGCCCCTCCCACTCCAGAGTTCCCCCTAGACGAGTCCTCCCCCTCAGCCCAAAGCTCCGCCTCCCTCATCAAGGCCATTAGGGAGGAGCTACGACGACTTGCCCAGAAACAGGTTGCTGTGGCCGGCACCTACTCCTAG